The following proteins are encoded in a genomic region of Magnolia sinica isolate HGM2019 chromosome 1, MsV1, whole genome shotgun sequence:
- the LOC131229138 gene encoding uncharacterized protein LOC131229138 isoform X1 translates to MRFSRRRHRCIPSCSSLHRVYSGNQSNPPHLLSNVDEDEVYWTGKSKHGEQAWAHNFTHVISQSAQCFTNAMVGSRSWIGGLLYRTKRHGDKILDYSLSPLQEQRLQRLQERLQVPFDETRPDHQEALKALWHAAFPDTDLRGMISDQWKDMGWQGPNPSTDFRGCGYISLENLLFFARTYPASFQRLLFKLEGKRATWEYPFAVAGINVSFMLIQMLDLYSAKPKSLPGVNFIKVLSEDEAAFDVLYCIAFEMMDAQWLAMRASYMQFNEVLQVTRTQLERELSLEDIHRIQDLPAYNLLYQ, encoded by the exons ATGAGATTTAGTCGACGTCGTCACAGATGCATCCCTTCCTGCTCTTCCCTCCACAGGGTGTACTCTGGCAATCAATCCAATCCACCCCACCTTCTCTCCAAT GTTGATGAGGATGAAGTTTATTGGACGGGAAAGAGCAAACATGGAGAACAGGCATGGGCACATAATTTCACTCATGTGATATCACAGTCGGCTCAATGTTTTA CTAATGCTATGGTTGGATCACGATCATGGATTGGAGGACTCCTTTACCGGACTAAACGCCATGGTGATAAGATACTTGATTATTCCTTGAGCCCTCTTCAG GAACAAAGATTGCAAAGGCTTCAAGAACGATTACAAGTACCTTTCGATGAGACTCGCCCAGACCATCAG GAAGCTCTTAAAGCCTTGTGGCATGCAGCCTTTCCAGATACCGATCTTAGAGGCATGATCTCTGATCAATGGAAAGATATGGGGTGGCAAGGTCCAAATCCATCAACTGACTTTAG GGGCTGTGGGTACATCTCACTTGAGAATCTATTATTTTTTGCCAGGACTTATCCG GCTTCTTTTCAAAGGTTATTGTTCAAACTTGAAGGGAAGCGAGCCACGTGGGAATACCCATTTGCTGTTGCAGGCATCAATGTTTCATTTATGCTTATTCAGATGTTGGATTTGTATTCAG CAAAACCCAAATCCTTGCCTGGAGTAAACTTCATAAAAGTCTTATCAG AAGATGAAGCAGCATTCGATGTATTATACTGTATAGCGTTTGAAATGATGGATGCTCAGTGGCTTGCTATGCGTGCTTCGTACATGCAATTtaat GAGGTCTTACAAGTGACGCGGACCCAATTGGAGAGGGAGCTATCTTTAGAGGACATCCATCGAATTCAAGATCTTCCAGCTTACAATCTCTTGTACCAGTAG
- the LOC131229138 gene encoding uncharacterized protein LOC131229138 isoform X2 — MVGSRSWIGGLLYRTKRHGDKILDYSLSPLQEQRLQRLQERLQVPFDETRPDHQEALKALWHAAFPDTDLRGMISDQWKDMGWQGPNPSTDFRGCGYISLENLLFFARTYPASFQRLLFKLEGKRATWEYPFAVAGINVSFMLIQMLDLYSAKPKSLPGVNFIKVLSEDEAAFDVLYCIAFEMMDAQWLAMRASYMQFNEVLQVTRTQLERELSLEDIHRIQDLPAYNLLYQ; from the exons ATGGTTGGATCACGATCATGGATTGGAGGACTCCTTTACCGGACTAAACGCCATGGTGATAAGATACTTGATTATTCCTTGAGCCCTCTTCAG GAACAAAGATTGCAAAGGCTTCAAGAACGATTACAAGTACCTTTCGATGAGACTCGCCCAGACCATCAG GAAGCTCTTAAAGCCTTGTGGCATGCAGCCTTTCCAGATACCGATCTTAGAGGCATGATCTCTGATCAATGGAAAGATATGGGGTGGCAAGGTCCAAATCCATCAACTGACTTTAG GGGCTGTGGGTACATCTCACTTGAGAATCTATTATTTTTTGCCAGGACTTATCCG GCTTCTTTTCAAAGGTTATTGTTCAAACTTGAAGGGAAGCGAGCCACGTGGGAATACCCATTTGCTGTTGCAGGCATCAATGTTTCATTTATGCTTATTCAGATGTTGGATTTGTATTCAG CAAAACCCAAATCCTTGCCTGGAGTAAACTTCATAAAAGTCTTATCAG AAGATGAAGCAGCATTCGATGTATTATACTGTATAGCGTTTGAAATGATGGATGCTCAGTGGCTTGCTATGCGTGCTTCGTACATGCAATTtaat GAGGTCTTACAAGTGACGCGGACCCAATTGGAGAGGGAGCTATCTTTAGAGGACATCCATCGAATTCAAGATCTTCCAGCTTACAATCTCTTGTACCAGTAG
- the LOC131247621 gene encoding ABC transporter G family member 9-like — translation METAEVELNDSQSQIKNGEALSIFGKTNRHVTLKFEDVAYKINIEKSGVLSRCCGPCRSKANSEKMILKGVTGAVFPGEMLAMLGPSGSGKTTLLTALGGRLGGKLSGTITYNGKPFTNAMKRDTGFVTQDDILYPHLTVTETLVFTALLRLPNTISKEEKQGVARLVISQLGLTRCKDSIVGGKTVRGVSGGERKRVSIGQEILINPTLLFLDEPTSGLDSTTAQTIVSMLWELAENGKTVVMTIHQPSSRIFYMFHKVLLLSEGNLIYFGKGSEALDYFLSIGHAPSVTMNPADFLLDLANGISTGDTGEDRGSLKQTLVSAYKGNLTDKVEKEVKGINYQSIDSMNDKKIGPWTTNWWQQFTVLLKRGVKERRHEVFSIPKIIQVIVVALLAGLLWWQSSIAHLQDQTGLLFFYSGFWGFFPVFQAIFTFPQERAMLMKERSSGMYKLSSYFMATMAGDMPMELVLPTVFVTITYWMGGLRPTASNYFKTLFVLLFSVLSSQGLGLAIGAIVMKLKAATTLGSVIMLSFVLAGGYYVQHVPIFIAWIKYISLSHHTYKLLLCSQFSMDEMYPCGPNVTCAVADFPSIKHVGLDHKEISVMAMFAMLVGYRLIAYLALMRVGVTPSKK, via the exons ATGGAGACAGCGGAGGTGGAGCTGAACGACTCTCAGTCTCAAATTAAAAATGGAGAAGCTCTTAGCATCTTTGGAAAAACCAACCGTCATGTTACTCTCAAG TTCGAAGATGTGGCCTACAAGATCAACATAGAGAAAAGTGGGGTTTTGAGTAGGTGTTGTGGTCCCTGCAGATCAAAGGCCAACAGTGAGAAGATGATCTTGAAAGGCGTCACAGGTGCAGTGTTCCCAGGGGAGATGCTTGCCATGTTGGGACCATCAGGCAGCGGCAAAACGACTCTCCTCACTGCCTTAGGAGGCCGACTTGGTGGAAAACTGTCAGGCACTATAACATACAATGGCAAGCCCTTTACAAATGCCATGAAGCGTGATACAGGTTTTGTGACCCAAGATGATATCCTCTACCCACACCTTACAGTTACTGAAACCTTAGTTTTCACTGCACTCTTGAGGCTTCCAAATACAAttagtaaagaagaaaaacaaggtgTAGCTAGATTGGTCATTAGTCAGCTTGGCCTCACAAGGTGCAAGGACAGCATTGTAGGAGGAAAAACCGTGAGGGGAGTTTCAGGAGGAGAGAGGAAGAGGGTGAGTATTGGACAAGAGATACTAATAAATCCTACCCTTCTCTTCCTTGACGAGCCTACTTCGGGTCTAGACTCGACCACAGCTCAGACAATTGTGTCGATGTTGTGGGAACTGGCAGAAAATGGGAAGACAGTGGTCATGACCATACACCAGCCTTCTAGCAGGATATTTTATATGTTTCACAAGGTTCTACTTCTGTCGGAAGGGAACCTTATCTATTTCGGAAAGGGATCTGAAGCTTTGGATTATTTCTTGAGTATTGGTCATGCTCCATCAGTTACAATGAATCCTGCTGATTTCCTCCTTGATCTTGCAAATG GTATATCTACAGGTGATACAGGGGAGGATCGAGGGTCATTGAAGCAAACCTTAGTTTCTGCCTATAAAGGAAACCTCACTGATAAGGTGGAGAAGGAAGTTAAAGGAATCAACTATCAAAGTATTGATAGCATGAATGATAAGAAAATAGGACCATGGACTACAAATTGGTGGCAACAATTTACAGTTTTACTAAAAAGGGGAGTGAAAGAAAGGAGACATGAGGTCTTCTCCATCCCCAAGATCATTCAGGTCATTGTTGTGGCTTTACTCGCAGGTCTCTTATGGTGGCAATCCTCCATTGCTCACTTACAAGATCAG ACTGGGCTTCTTTTCTTCTACTCTGGATTTTGGGGCTTCTTTCCCGTCTTTCAAGCTATCTTTACATTCCCTCAAGAGCGTGCAATGCTGATGAAGGAGAGGTCTTCAGGCATGTACAAGCTTTCATCTTACTTCATGGCTACGATGGCTGGGGACATGCCTATGGAGCTTGTACTCCCAACCGTCTTTGTTACTATAACGTATTGGATGGGAGGGTTGAGGCCCACAGCTTCCAACTACTTTAAGACCCTCTTCGTGCTCCTCTTCAGTGTCTTATCCTCTCAAGGCCTTGGGCTCGCCATTGGGGCTATTGTCATGAAGCTCAAGGCTGCAACAACACTCGGCTCTGTCATAATGCTCTCATTTGTCCTTGCAGGTGGATACTATGTGCAACATGTCCCAATCTTCATCGCATGGATAAAGTACATCTCCCTTAGCCATCACACGTACAAGCTCTTGTTATGTTCCCAATTCAGTATGGATGAGATGTACCCATGCGGACCTAATGTAACATGTGCAGTTGCAGATTTCCCATCGATTAAGCATGTAGGGCTTGATCATAAAGAAATCTCAGTCATGGCAATGTTTGCAATGCTTGTGGGCTACCGCTTGATTGCTTATCTGGCCTTGATGAGGGTTGGCGTCACGCCTTCTAAGAAATGA